The segment GCCGCGTGCCCGAGAACTCCGATCTCCTGCATCTCCCGGTCGCCCAAGCTGGTCAACACGGTCACTGCCAGCACCAGCGGCGGGGTTCTTGCCTGTTTGGCCGCGTCGGCGGCCGCACGCAGCATCTTGGCCCCCCCGGAGGCGTGGACCGTCAGCATGCTGACCCCCAGGCCGGCCGCAGAGCGCACCGCCGCGGCGACCGTGTTGGGGATGTCGTGGAACTTGAGGTCGAGGAAGACATGGCGCCCGGAGGTGACCAGGTCGCGAACGATGGCTGGTCCCTCGGCCAGGAAGAGCTGTTTGCCGACCTTGAAGGTGGTTGCCGCCTTGCCCACCGCTTCGACGATCCTCTTCGCTTCGGCGGCGGTAGAGACGTCCAGAGCGACGATCAGGCGGTCGCGCGCTTCCATTCCTCAGCAGTGTACACGACCGTTCCCGCGCGACCGCACTTCCCGGGAAAGCAAAAGGCCCGCGCGTGCACGCGGGCCCTCAACCCCCTGGAAACGTTATCGGACGGGAACCGGCCGGCTGACGGCAACTTCCGTCGGCTGGGCCGGGAGCAGATCCAAGCGAACCTTTTCGATGCCCTTGGCCCGGAATTCCAGCATCTGGGCCGCTCCATAGGAGAGGTCGATGATGCGGTTGGTCGGGACCGGCCCGCGGTCGTTGACGCGGACGATGAGCCACCGGCCATTCCGCATATTGGTGACCTTGACCCAGGTCCCGAGCGGCAGCTGGCGATGGGCAGCGGTGAACTGGAACATGTCGTAGGCTTCACCGCTGGCGGTGGTCTTCCCGTGGAACTGCTTGCCATACCAGGAGGCTTTGCCCACCTGGTAAGGCTTGGGTGCGGCGTTCTCCGCGCTGGGGGTGTTGGCTGGAGACCTCGTGGAGCTATTGCTGGCGGGTGCCGCCCCCAAGGTGGCGACCAGCAACAGAATCGCCAAGGTGAAGGGTAGTACTCGTCGCATTCAGTTACCTCTCAGTCCTCAGTAGTCATCCTCCCCTACCACGTAATCCTAAAATGCTATGGGGAAGGATTCGCCAGAGTCAACTCCAATGTTTGTCACCGCTTTGTTTTCAAGCGCTTACGTGACAAGAAAGACGGCAAATCGGAGTCTGAAAGGCGCGCTTTTTCTTAGATGCGACGAGCCCGAGGCGGGTGAACGGTAGGGAAAATCTAAGAAGAGCTAATAGAATCAACAGGTTGCAAGATCCATAAAGCTAAGTCATTGAAATCATTGGAATTATCGTAGTTCCTAGCGGCGTTACCGATGTACGGGTTCCACGAATTCGGCAGCTGGGCGCGGGGTCTCCTCCATGCGATAGAGGTGATTCAGGGGACCGGGCCCTTTGCCCAATGGATAGCCTTTGGCGATGGCCTTGGTGACGTAAACCTTGGCCATGATGACGGCATCTTCCAATTGCCTACCCAGGGCCAAGTTACAAGCTACCGCTGTGGCAAACGCGCAACCCGTTCCGTGGGTTGAAGTGGAACGCAGCAGGTTGGAGCCGAATTCGGTCTGCTTGGGCGGGCCTTGGGCCTGCTTGATGCTCAAGAGGTCTATGGCCTTCTCCAGGTGCCCCCCGGTCACCACCACGTTGGCCGCCCCCATGTCGTGCAGTTTGAGGGCGGCGACCTTCATCTGCTCCAGGTTGGTCACCGGGACCCCGCTCAGTGCGGCCGCTTCCTCGATGTTGGGCGTCAGGACGTGGGCGAGGGGGATCAGGGACCGCAGCTTCTCCGGACCGTGGTTGTTCAGAAGCTTGGCTCCGGAGGTGGACTTCAGGATCGGGTCCAGCACCACGTTGGGGGGCTTCACGGAACCCAGGAAATTCCCCACCGCGTCGACCACCTCGCCGTTGCCCAGCATGCCGATGCGCACCGCGGAGATCGAGATGTCGTTGGCCAGTTCGCGGAGCATCTCCGCGATCAGCTTGCCGGAGACGGGCTCGACTTTTCGCACGCCCTGCGTGGACTGCACGGTCAGCGCGGTGATGCACCCCAGCCCGTAACAGCCGTGCGCGCCAATGGTCTTGATGTCAGCGGAAACCCCGGCGCCCGAGGAAGGATCGAAGCCGGCAATGCTCAAAATGACTGGGGGCGTCGGGGGCATTCAGCGCAATGTACGGCAAGTCACGCGCCGGGAAAAGAGTTTTTTGCAGGTGGCCGAAATTATTTTTGGGCGCCAGCCGCCTTGAGCAGCAGACCGGCGACGAAGGCTGCGATGGCCGCAAGCAGCCATTCCACCCGCCACAGTTGTACCGCCTGCCAATCCAGCACCGTTGTTGCCGAGTAGACCAGACCGGTGAGGACCGCGGCCAAGACACAGGCAATGCCGATCACAAAGGCTGCCAGCCAGGCCGTGCTCAATCCCACCGCCTGCCGGATCCGCGACCACTCCAGGTACTTGCCGAGTAGGAAACGCATGCGGGACAGCTGTGGCTGCCGCGACCCTCCGCAGAGGTGACAGAAGCGCGACCCGGCCACAAACTCAGCGCCACAGCGCTCGCAGACTTCGGCTTGCGCCTGGGGCCCTCGATGTTGGGATTCCTGCACTGGGGGGCGCCAGAACTCGTCTCTGCCCGTCACATCTCGCGCTGTATTAGCCATGGTTACCTCCAGGATAGGAAAGCGCAAGTCGGCTGCCAGAACCGTGCCTCCTTAAGCCTCTCTAGAACAGCCATTTAGCGATCGCCGGGAAGAAAATACAGGGGTAAGAATTACGTGACCGGGGAAGAAAACGCGCCCGGCTGGCGGCTTTTGAGCAGCCTGCCGTTACTCAGGTAAACTGCGGAATCGCCTTATCCATGAAAGCCTATGTGGGGGCCGGAGCGAAGCTAGTTCTCGGGAG is part of the Terriglobales bacterium genome and harbors:
- the pyrF gene encoding orotidine-5'-phosphate decarboxylase, whose amino-acid sequence is MEARDRLIVALDVSTAAEAKRIVEAVGKAATTFKVGKQLFLAEGPAIVRDLVTSGRHVFLDLKFHDIPNTVAAAVRSAAGLGVSMLTVHASGGAKMLRAAADAAKQARTPPLVLAVTVLTSLGDREMQEIGVLGHAADQVLRLAGLAHDNGCRGVVASPQEARKLREMLGAGFAIVTPGVRPAGSDPGDQARVATPADAIRNGATYLVVGRPITEAKDPARAVRAILKQIEAAGGKATNK
- a CDS encoding septal ring lytic transglycosylase RlpA family protein translates to MRRVLPFTLAILLLVATLGAAPASNSSTRSPANTPSAENAAPKPYQVGKASWYGKQFHGKTTASGEAYDMFQFTAAHRQLPLGTWVKVTNMRNGRWLIVRVNDRGPVPTNRIIDLSYGAAQMLEFRAKGIEKVRLDLLPAQPTEVAVSRPVPVR
- the thiD gene encoding bifunctional hydroxymethylpyrimidine kinase/phosphomethylpyrimidine kinase gives rise to the protein MPPTPPVILSIAGFDPSSGAGVSADIKTIGAHGCYGLGCITALTVQSTQGVRKVEPVSGKLIAEMLRELANDISISAVRIGMLGNGEVVDAVGNFLGSVKPPNVVLDPILKSTSGAKLLNNHGPEKLRSLIPLAHVLTPNIEEAAALSGVPVTNLEQMKVAALKLHDMGAANVVVTGGHLEKAIDLLSIKQAQGPPKQTEFGSNLLRSTSTHGTGCAFATAVACNLALGRQLEDAVIMAKVYVTKAIAKGYPLGKGPGPLNHLYRMEETPRPAAEFVEPVHR